The genomic window GGTATAGTATGATATATACTAACATACTGGAGGCGAGGAGCATGATACCTGATTCTATTAAACAGTTCCGGCCAAAGGGGACTGAAATTCAAGAAAAATCTGGGCATTATTATGTGCATAAAGTAAAAGGCTATTACGATAAGGACACCAAAAAATCGAAAAGAAAAACTCTGGGCTGCATCGGACAGATTTATCCGGACATCGGCTTTGTTCCGAATGATAAGATACCGGGCAGTCAGGAAGACTGTGCGAAAGAATACGGTGCTACACGAATTATCATGGAAACTTCAAAAGAGATGTTTGAGGTGCTGCGTAAATGCTTCCCTTCAGAATTCATTCGCATATATACATTAGCAGTGATGAAACTTCTGAACAACTCAAGCCAGAAAGACATTGATGAACTCTATACCCGGTCGGCAATCTCAGCATTACTCCCTGAAGTACATCTCAGCAAGAATACTGTATCAGCGTTTCTGTCACAATTGTCTCTTTCACGTAAGAGCATGATACAGTTCATGCGAGAGTATACCAATTATGAAGGAGACAGTGTGATTTTCGACGGATCAAGTTTTCTGTCATCGTCAAACGAAAATCCATACACAAAAAAAGGTTACACTCCTGGACATCGCAATGAAAAACAGATTCGCTTGGTCTATGCGTTCAATAAAAGCAACAATATCCCGTTCTATTTCCGAGTATTTCCCGGGAATATATCCGATAAGGTTACATTTGAAGCGTGTGTTGAAGAGCTTGGCAAGAAAAACTGCACTGTTTTGTTGGATAAAGGATTTTACTCAAAGAAAAACATTGATTTCGTCCTTCAGGCAGGTTTAGACTTCATAATACCGCTTCAAAAAAACACCACCGATGTTGGTGAAACCGATAAGGACTTCTCTGCTTATGAGAGCAAAGACATCGGATTTTTCAATTATCATAAGCGAATCATTTTCCACAAAGAACATACTTCTTCCAAACATGCAGACTGTAAGGTACATATCTTTTATGATAACGAGCGGCGCAAAGACCTTATTGAAAACTATTACATTCAAAATCAGGACGAAAACGGCAATCTGCCCAAAAACCTGCAGACTACAGTCTATGAAGATACAAAATTGTTTGGCGTTACATTTCTTTTAACAAACATCGACAATAAGCCGGAGCTCATATATAAAGACTATAAAACACGATGGGCAATTGAAGAAATGTTTGACACACACAAGAACACCCTTGGTTTCAAAATGAAT from Negativicutes bacterium includes these protein-coding regions:
- a CDS encoding transposase, with protein sequence MIPDSIKQFRPKGTEIQEKSGHYYVHKVKGYYDKDTKKSKRKTLGCIGQIYPDIGFVPNDKIPGSQEDCAKEYGATRIIMETSKEMFEVLRKCFPSEFIRIYTLAVMKLLNNSSQKDIDELYTRSAISALLPEVHLSKNTVSAFLSQLSLSRKSMIQFMREYTNYEGDSVIFDGSSFLSSSNENPYTKKGYTPGHRNEKQIRLVYAFNKSNNIPFYFRVFPGNISDKVTFEACVEELGKKNCTVLLDKGFYSKKNIDFVLQAGLDFIIPLQKNTTDVGETDKDFSAYESKDIGFFNYHKRIIFHKEHTSSKHADCKVHIFYDNERRKDLIENYYIQNQDENGNLPKNLQTTVYEDTKLFGVTFLLTNIDNKPELIYKDYKTRWAIEEMFDTHKNTLGFKMNYETRLEVQEGWAFIEFLSLLMYYRINNLLSEKDLLKSYSVKDVLFCASSV